Part of the Acidobacteriota bacterium genome, TGCCACCACCCCGGAGAGTGCCCTCGAGCAGGTGCGGAGTCACTCTCTCGGGGTGGTGGTCCAGGACATGAACTTCCGCCGCGACGAGACCTCCGGCGCGGCGGGGATCGAGCTCTTTCGCCAGATCCGCGAGGCGCAGCCAGGGGTACCCATCCTGCTGATGACCGCCTGGGCTTCCCTCGAAACCGCCGTCGAGCTGGTGCGCGAAGGCGCCGCCGATTACCTGCAGAAGCCGTGGAACGACGAGAAGCTCCTGGCGACCGTCGAAAACCTGCTCCGCATGCGTCGCCTCGAGCTCGAAAACGAAGCGCTGCGTTCGGAGCTGCGGCAATCCCGGCAGGATCTGGCCGAGGACCACGATCTGCGCGGCCTGGTCTACGCCAGCGAGGCGATGCATCGGGTGGTCAGCCTGGCGGTGAGCGTCGCCGATTCGGAGGCGCCGGTGATGATCACCGGCGCCAGCGGCTCCGGCAAAGAGAAGATCGCCGAGATCGTGCAGGCCAACTCGCGGCGCAGTGACCGACCCTTTGTGAAGGTCAATGTCGGTGCCTTGCCGGAGGAGCTGCTCGAAGCCGAGCTCTTCGGTGCCGAGGCCGGCGCCTTCACCGGCTCGCGCAGTCGGCGCATCGGCCACTTCGAGACCGCCGATGGCGGCACGCTATTCCTCGACGAGGTCGATTCCCTCTCCCTGCAGGGGCAGGTCAAGCTCTTGCGCGTCTTGCAGAGCGGGGAGTTTCAGCGCCTCGGCAGTAGCGAGACGCGACGCGTCGATGTGCGCGTGCTGAGCGCCACCAACAGCGATCTCTCCGCTGCCTTGGCCGCGGGGCGTTTTCGGGAAGATCTCTTCTTTCGCCTCAACGTGGTCGAGATCAAGATTCCCGGACTCGACCAGCGGCAGCGAGACATTCTTCCCCTGGCGCGCCACTTTCTCGAGGTCTTCGCGCGCCGCGAAGGGGCCGCGCCCAAGGTGCTCGGCGAGGAGGCCGAGCGCGCCCTCCTCGGGCATTCCTGGAGCGGCAACGTGCGAGAGCTCCAGAACCGCGTTCAGCGGGCCACGGTGGTGGCCCAGGAGCGCGAGATCCGAGTCTCCGACCTCGGTCTCGAAGCGGCCGACTCGCCTGCCGAGTCGGATGCGCTGCCGGCCGATCTGGCGCCCTCGGAGCTCGAAGACCGGGCTCGTCTGGTGCAGGTGCTGGCCGAGGAGGGCGGGGTGGTCACCCGCGTCGCCGAACGCCTCGGCCTCAGCCGTCAGGCTCTCTACCGGCGGATGGCCCGCCTCGGCATCGAGCTCGAAAGGCGTCCAAAGGTCTAACCCGCCCTTCTCACGAGCTTTCCGCTGCGCGTCCGTATGTCCCCGAATCTGCTGCGTTTTCCGTCGCCTGCTCTCCTTGCAGTATGTCGAGTACGGCGTCGTCGTTGCAGCGACGGATGCCTTGCATCTTCAAGAACCTACGGCCTCTCGCCAGGAAACCTCGTGAGAAGGGCGGGCTAAATCACTCTGGGTTCGGCGGCGCCCGCTAGAATCGCGCCGTGGAGCAATCGACGGCATCTGCCCCCGCCACCGTGCTGACGGGACGTCCGGCGCGCGATCTTCCGAAGCCGCGACGGTTCTCCCTCGCCGGCAAGGTGACGCTGGTCTTTCTGGTGCTGCTGACGGTGATGGCGGCGTTGGCCGCCGCCGCCACCCTCCTCGGCCTGTCGCCGTGGTTCACCTTTCTCCTGATTCTGGCCGTCGGCCTGCCCTCCGGGGCCTGGGCCATCGGCGCCGTCCTCGAGCCGCTCAATCGCGTGGTGACCGGCGTCTCCGACGGCATCCGGAGCTTCCGCGACCGCGACTTCAGCGTGCGCCTGGCCTATCAGCGCAAGGACGAGCTCGGCGAGATGGTGGAGCTCTACAACGAGGTGCGCGAGATTCTGCGCGAGGATCGGTTGGCGGTGCGCCAGCGCGAGCTGTTGCTGCAGACCGCCCTCGATCGCTCGCCGGCGGCGATTCTGCTGGTCAATCCCCTCGAGCGGGTGATCTATTCGAACCGCGAGGCGCGGCGTCTGCTGATGGCGGGCAGGAAGCTCGAAGGGCAGGATTTCGAGCTCATCCGGGAGGGCTTTCCGGCGGAGATGCGCGACATGCTGGAGGGCGAGTCGGACGGCATCTTCACCGTTCCCGGCAGCGAGCCGCCGGAGACCTACCTGCTCTCCCAGCGGGTCTTTCGCCTCAACCGCCGACGCCATCGGCTGATCCTGCTGCGGCGCATGACCGGCGACCTCGGTCGGCGCGAGGCGGAAGCTTGGAAGAAGGTCATCCGGGTGATCTCCCACGAGCTCAACAACTCCCTGACGCCGGTGTCGTCCCTGATTCACTCGGCCAGCGTCATCGCTCGCCAGCCGAAGCATGCGGCGCGCTCGGAAGAGGTCTTTCGGTTGATCCGCGAGCGCCTCGACCACCTGCAGGGCTTCATCGAGGGCTACGCTCGATTCGCTCGCCTGCCGCGGCCGCGCCGCGAGGAGGTCGACTGGAGCGAGCTGGTCGACAGTCTCGGCGAATTTCCGACCCTGAACATCGTCGGCAAGCTGCCGGCACGACCCGGCTACTTCGATCCCGCTCAGATCCGTCAGGTGCTGATCAACCTGATCAAGAACGCCGTCGAAGCGAGCGATGAGGGTGAAAGGGTCGAGCTGCGAGTGCGGGTGATCGACGGCGGCGGCACCTACCTTCAGGTGCGCGATCACGGCAGCGGCATGGATGCCGAGACGATGGAGAAGGCGCTGCTGCCGTTCTACTCCACCAAGCAGACCGGCAGCGGCCTCGGCCTTCCTCTGTGTCGCGAAATCCTCGAAGCCCACGGCGGCAAGATCAGCCTGCAGGCTGCCGAAAACCGTGGTGTGGTGGTCACCTGCTGGCTGCCGGGCAAGGCCTGAACGGGCGCCCGCTCTCCTCCCCTGGAGACCCTCTGGGGTCAGGGTCTCGACCCCGCCGGCCTCGAGTTTTTGCGGGATTTGGTGTCGGTCGGCGAACCGAGGCGATTTTTCTTGTCGCAAGAAGGAGGCGCGTGATCGCACGCTTTGCGATTGAGCGGAAGTAGGCCCTTCGGCAGTGCATGCAGTCTTTCAAATATTTACAGGCAAAGGATGTAGAAGGGCTCCGGCGGGGCTCTCGATGCCGATCCGTGGTGTCTCTGGCGAGCAATTGAGACGGGGTTGAGATGGCATTGAGACGAGGGTCTCACGGTCGTCTCAACAGTGGCTCGAAGCGTGCTGAAAGGCCTTGACTCGCGGTGCTACTGTGATTTTCGTCCACAACGGATGCCCGTGGATTCCCCCTCAACGACCGGCCGGTGACGCCGCTGGCCGAAAGGACCTAGGAACATGTTGACTTGGCTCACGAAGGAGCGCGGTGCGTTCCTGAATTTGCTCGTGCTGTCGGCTGCGTGCTCGCTCGTGGTGTTCTCCGGAGGTGCGCTGGTCGCGCAGCAGGCAGGGGACGAGTCGGCGAGCGACTCACAGGTCGAGGACTCGGCTTCGCAAGAGGAGCAGGAGGGCTCGGAGCAGAATCCGGTTGAAGACGAGATCATCGTGCTGGCGTCCCGCACCGAGTTGCCGGCCAGTGCGACCCCTGCATCGGTGGTTCTGATCGACACCGAGACGGTCGAATCGAACACCGTGATCAGCGACGAGCTGGCGAGCGTGCTCTCCCGCACCGTCCCAGGCTTCGCCCCCAGCATCCAGAAGCTCACCGGCCGCGGCGAAACGCTACGCGGTCGCAACCCGCTCTATCTGGTGGATGGGGTGCCGCAACACAACGCCACCCGCGATGGCAGCCGCGACGGTCACACCATCGACCTCGCCTTTGTCGAGCGCATCGAGGTGATCAACGGCTCGAACGCCATCCAGGGTGTCGGGGCCACCGGCGGGGTGGTCAACGTCGTCACCCGCAGCTCGGACCTGGTGTCCGACTGGAACACTTCGATCGATCTCCGCCTGACCGGTTCGGCGGACCTCGAGTCCGATTCGCTGGGTTACAAGGCCTCGGCCCTGACCGGCTGGGGCGGCGAGCGGGCGGGCTTCCTGGTCGGGGCGTCGCTCTTCGAGCGTGGCCTGTTCTTCGACGCCAACGGTGATCCGGTGGGCCTCTACCCGACCCAGGGCGACATCATGGACTCGCAGACCGTCGGCCTCTTCGGCAACGGTCGTTGGGTGCTCTCGGACGAGATCGCCCTCAACCTGATGATCAACGACTTCGATCTCGAGCGAAACGGCGACTTCCGCGCCGTGCGCGGTGATCGGACCCTGGGTATTCCGACCGGCACCGTCGAGGGCGATCCCTCCTCGGAGGTCGGCAATCCGGCCCGCAACGAGACCACCGCTTACTCGTTGACGTTGATCCACAGCGACCTGGCCGGCGGGAGCCTCACCGCCCAGGTCTATGATCAGGACTACAAGGCGCTGTTCGAGGGCGGTACTTTCGGTGGCTTCTTCCGGTTGACGGTCGATGGCGAGCCGTTCCTCGATCAATCGGCGGTGGTTTCCAACAAGACCGGCCTCAAGCTCTCCTACAACCGCCTCTTGGCGAACGATGACCTGCGGGTGACCGCCGGCCTCGACGTGTTTCGCGACGAGTCGGCGCAGGTGCTCGACCGCAGTGGTCGCGAGTGGGTTCCCGAGACCCTGTTCGAGACCGTTTCACCCTTCCTGCAGCTCAACTATGACCTCGGGGACCGAGTCTCTCTGTCGGGCGG contains:
- a CDS encoding ATP-binding protein; its protein translation is MEQSTASAPATVLTGRPARDLPKPRRFSLAGKVTLVFLVLLTVMAALAAAATLLGLSPWFTFLLILAVGLPSGAWAIGAVLEPLNRVVTGVSDGIRSFRDRDFSVRLAYQRKDELGEMVELYNEVREILREDRLAVRQRELLLQTALDRSPAAILLVNPLERVIYSNREARRLLMAGRKLEGQDFELIREGFPAEMRDMLEGESDGIFTVPGSEPPETYLLSQRVFRLNRRRHRLILLRRMTGDLGRREAEAWKKVIRVISHELNNSLTPVSSLIHSASVIARQPKHAARSEEVFRLIRERLDHLQGFIEGYARFARLPRPRREEVDWSELVDSLGEFPTLNIVGKLPARPGYFDPAQIRQVLINLIKNAVEASDEGERVELRVRVIDGGGTYLQVRDHGSGMDAETMEKALLPFYSTKQTGSGLGLPLCREILEAHGGKISLQAAENRGVVVTCWLPGKA
- a CDS encoding TonB-dependent receptor, producing the protein MLTWLTKERGAFLNLLVLSAACSLVVFSGGALVAQQAGDESASDSQVEDSASQEEQEGSEQNPVEDEIIVLASRTELPASATPASVVLIDTETVESNTVISDELASVLSRTVPGFAPSIQKLTGRGETLRGRNPLYLVDGVPQHNATRDGSRDGHTIDLAFVERIEVINGSNAIQGVGATGGVVNVVTRSSDLVSDWNTSIDLRLTGSADLESDSLGYKASALTGWGGERAGFLVGASLFERGLFFDANGDPVGLYPTQGDIMDSQTVGLFGNGRWVLSDEIALNLMINDFDLERNGDFRAVRGDRTLGIPTGTVEGDPSSEVGNPARNETTAYSLTLIHSDLAGGSLTAQVYDQDYKALFEGGTFGGFFRLTVDGEPFLDQSAVVSNKTGLKLSYNRLLANDDLRVTAGLDVFRDESAQVLDRSGREWVPETLFETVSPFLQLNYDLGDRVSLSGGARYEDARLEVDDYTTIAAANSTFVGGGEPSFEETLVNVGLIVRPAEGWNLYGAYNESFTMPDAGRVLRAVNVPGLNVDSLFNLEPVIADNVELGVEYSGRRFTGRAALFDSTAENGSRLSSNDQGIFEVVRQRTEIDGFEIFAEYIINQSFSIGANYGATNGEFDSNGDDRVDTDLDGLNIGPDRLNLFLHGRLNDRFGGTLQVSNFADRDFRGPAARVGRDFDGYTLVDLSLWLDIPVGQLRLGLENVLNEDYFNYFAQTEPFARTDTYFKGNGRTVGLSWRVDL
- a CDS encoding sigma-54 dependent transcriptional regulator, translated to MNQEPLKVLIVDDQEAVLSALTVLFEIHDVPYVTATTPESALEQVRSHSLGVVVQDMNFRRDETSGAAGIELFRQIREAQPGVPILLMTAWASLETAVELVREGAADYLQKPWNDEKLLATVENLLRMRRLELENEALRSELRQSRQDLAEDHDLRGLVYASEAMHRVVSLAVSVADSEAPVMITGASGSGKEKIAEIVQANSRRSDRPFVKVNVGALPEELLEAELFGAEAGAFTGSRSRRIGHFETADGGTLFLDEVDSLSLQGQVKLLRVLQSGEFQRLGSSETRRVDVRVLSATNSDLSAALAAGRFREDLFFRLNVVEIKIPGLDQRQRDILPLARHFLEVFARREGAAPKVLGEEAERALLGHSWSGNVRELQNRVQRATVVAQEREIRVSDLGLEAADSPAESDALPADLAPSELEDRARLVQVLAEEGGVVTRVAERLGLSRQALYRRMARLGIELERRPKV